In one Culex quinquefasciatus strain JHB chromosome 2, VPISU_Cqui_1.0_pri_paternal, whole genome shotgun sequence genomic region, the following are encoded:
- the LOC119768006 gene encoding uncharacterized protein LOC119768006, with amino-acid sequence MESLKHKLPSDVEEEDAFSEVKRARPAADLPPEMWELIFRNLNAYWLRSARLTCSSWNQIIRGSSRLMAKFVLTLTTGNFKEDRKLVRNLLATASGYTRAKLEFEQIGIHKPRQNWLKPLGTTLHTLSVKFSGTEVMLTGLLKELPNLKQLKLIVRSHWFGSGVPSIRLDKLEELSITDPMPNILSFCRLMCPQLTVLKLDDYSSYRPDLKEEIVAFINSTRRTLKELQFHLPDRMIDDLVRIKELCLARLAVDGCGRDILRFVEQQPNLEELNLLWVISIENLDEIISVLSKLKNLRVVISEQGNHQSSLSLRKLSNIESLNISHGNWLIPAKERLILTGCNLTNLRDLSLSRCHLSSQVLTDLQGTNVSRLTLEFCSLPRLSDLARLKSLIHVELNENEYFSRSDDVDSTSSSVRSLKIVDADPRDLLAVVKVFPNLERFEAAGITYVDEAVFEMMSQHSPLVKELRFGKRCFFNIRTAVARLRALKTISIQRSDYGSEDYAEQLRAESSNVALEFW; translated from the exons ATGGAATCGCTGAAGCACAAACTCCCCTCCGACGTCGAAGAGGAGGACGCGTTCTCGGAGGTGAAGCGAGCGCGCCCAGCGGCGGATCTTCCGCCGGAGATGTGGGAGCTCATCTTCCGCAATCTGAACGCCTATTGGCTCCGGTCGGCCCGGCTCACCTGCAGCAGCTGGAACCAGATCATCCGGGGCTCGTCCCGACTGATGGCCAAATTCGTCCTTACCCTCACAACGGGCAACTTCAAGGAAGATCGCAAACTGGTGCGGAACCTGCTGGCCACCGCAAGCGGTTACACGCGGGCCAAGTTGGAATTTGAGCAGATCGGAATTCACAAACCGAGGCAAAACTGGCTTAAGCCGTTGGGGACGACGCTGCACACGCTTAGCGTGAAGTTCAGCGGCACGGAAGTGATGTTGACCGGGCTGTTGAAGGAACTGCCCAACCTGAAGCAACTCAAGCTCATTGTGCGATCGCACTGGTTTGGTAGTGGTGTTCCCAGCATCCGGCTCGACAAGTTGGAGGAGCTGAGCATTACTGACCCCATGCCAAATATTCTGAGCTTCTGCAGGTTGATGTGCCCACAGCTAACGGTTCTCAAGCTGGATGACTACAGCAGTTATAGACCAGATTTGAAAGAGGAAATCGTCGCCTTTATAAACAGCACTCGTAGAACGCTGAAAGAACTTCAATTCCATCTGCCTGATCGAATGATTGATGACCTGGTCCGAATCAAGGAATTGTGCTTGGCCCGGCTTGCTGTGGACGGATGTGGGCGGGATATTCTTCGTTTTGTCGAACAGCAGCCCAATCTCGAAGAGCTGAATCTGCTGTGGGTTATCTCCATTGAG AACCTCGACGAAATCATCTCAGTTCTATCGAAGCTTAAGAACCTGCGGGTTGTGATTAGTGAACAAGGCAACCACCAGTCATCGTTGTCTTTGCGGAAACTGTCTAACATCGAATCGTTGAATATTTCTCACGGAAATTGGCTTATTCCGGCGAAGGAACGGCTAATCTTGACTGGATGCAATCTTACGAACCTGCGAGATCTTAGTCTTTCTCGTTGCCATCTTTCGAGCCAAGTTCTAACGGACCTTCAGGGAACTAACGTGTCCAGACTCACTCTGGAGTTCTGCTCCCTGCCACGACTGTCGGACCTGGCGCGGCTGAAATCGTTGATCCACGTTGAGCTCAACGAAAACGAATATTTCAGCAGGTCCGACGACGTCGACTCCACCAGCTCCAGCGTTCGCTCGCTAAAGATCGTCGACGCAGACCCACGAGATCTGCTTGCCGTCGTCAAAGTCTTCCCGAACCTCGAACGCTTCGAAGCTGCTGGAATCACGTACGTCGACGAAGCCGTCTTTGAAATGATGTCGCAGCACTCGCCACTGGTGAAGGAGCTACGATTTGGCAAACGCTGCTTTTTCAACATTCGCACCGCGGTCGCTCGCCTCCGTGCCCTGAAGACGATCAGTATTCAGCGCAGTGATTACGGAAGCGAAGACTACGCCGAGCAATTGCGCGCCGAAAGCTCCAACGTTGCCCTTGAGTTTTGGTAG